From the genome of Geoglobus ahangari, one region includes:
- a CDS encoding 4Fe-4S binding protein — protein sequence MKRLAVNRYKCGYCGACVAVCKFNANELVETYLEIYHDKCTLCMACVKTCPMNALEVVE from the coding sequence ATGAAAAGACTTGCTGTCAACAGGTACAAGTGTGGCTACTGCGGTGCATGCGTGGCCGTTTGCAAGTTCAACGCCAACGAGCTTGTTGAGACATACCTCGAGATATATCACGATAAATGCACCCTCTGCATGGCCTGTGTGAAGACGTGTCCGATGAACGCTTTAGAGGTGGTCGAATGA
- a CDS encoding NAD(P)/FAD-dependent oxidoreductase, whose product MTDYDVVVVGAGPAGSIAAKTAAEKGLDVLLIEKRQEIGVPVRCAEGVSREGLESFVKPDSRWIASEIESAEIISPSNHKVVLSAESAGNEVGYVLERKIFDRYLARLASKAGADVLTKTAAVSFRREDGIVRLGIRSMGEFEEVMTKLVIGADGVESRVAKWAGIDTTLKLNEIESCVQYLMTNIDFEDDKTYFWVGRKYAPGGYIWLFPKGKDAANVGIGVMPSLAERNAKWYLDRFVKENFPEGEIVEVVVGGVPVKGAIDSAVADNVMLAGDAARHTDPITGGGIINAMKAGYYAGLTAYESVEAKDYTAGFLKRYDERWKGDFGENLVRNKKLQEKMVKLDDATLDKLTESLEGVPIEEMSVKRLALELFKKHPKLLWDLREFLK is encoded by the coding sequence ATGACAGACTACGACGTCGTTGTTGTTGGAGCCGGGCCTGCTGGCAGCATCGCCGCGAAAACGGCTGCTGAAAAGGGTCTTGACGTCCTGCTGATCGAGAAGAGGCAGGAGATCGGAGTTCCGGTCAGGTGTGCTGAAGGTGTTAGCAGGGAGGGTCTTGAGAGCTTCGTGAAGCCTGACAGCAGGTGGATCGCCAGCGAGATTGAGAGTGCTGAGATAATCTCCCCCTCAAACCACAAGGTCGTTCTCTCTGCAGAGAGCGCCGGGAATGAGGTTGGGTACGTTCTCGAGAGGAAGATATTCGACAGATACCTCGCAAGGCTCGCAAGCAAGGCCGGTGCGGATGTTCTCACAAAAACTGCTGCAGTGTCGTTCAGGAGAGAGGACGGGATTGTAAGGCTCGGAATAAGGAGCATGGGCGAGTTCGAGGAGGTAATGACGAAGCTGGTGATCGGGGCTGATGGGGTTGAGAGCAGGGTTGCCAAGTGGGCGGGAATAGACACAACTCTAAAGCTCAACGAGATCGAGAGCTGCGTGCAGTACTTGATGACGAACATAGACTTCGAGGACGACAAGACCTACTTCTGGGTGGGCAGGAAGTACGCACCGGGCGGCTACATCTGGCTCTTCCCCAAGGGAAAGGATGCTGCGAATGTGGGCATAGGTGTGATGCCGAGCCTCGCCGAGAGGAACGCGAAATGGTACCTCGACAGATTCGTGAAGGAGAACTTCCCTGAGGGAGAGATCGTAGAGGTTGTGGTCGGCGGTGTCCCTGTGAAGGGCGCGATAGACAGTGCGGTTGCAGACAACGTGATGCTCGCAGGAGATGCGGCAAGGCACACTGACCCGATAACTGGTGGAGGGATAATAAACGCGATGAAAGCCGGATACTATGCAGGACTGACCGCATACGAGTCGGTTGAGGCGAAAGACTACACCGCAGGCTTCCTGAAGAGGTACGACGAGCGTTGGAAGGGAGACTTCGGTGAGAACCTCGTCAGGAACAAGAAGCTGCAGGAGAAGATGGTGAAGCTCGATGATGCTACGCTCGACAAGCTGACCGAGAGCTTGGAGGGTGTGCCCATAGAGGAGATGAGCGTAAAGAGGCTCGCGCTCGAGCTGTTCAAGAAGCACCCGAAGCTTCTGTGGGATCTGAGGGAGTTTCTGAAGTAA
- a CDS encoding C-GCAxxG-C-C family protein, which yields MMVMNMFRRSFLGMMGAAFATALMGCVQEEELAKKPQPTPTPATTPTPEAEVVEKIVEIPEPPWEYRKLDPYEVAELGYQGYCGKTFSGEKLPGAHCCFGAFYAIIKALADEVGSPYKEFIPVTSMATVGKGGIVGWSTVCGALNGAAWATYLVLPEEEADKVINELFAWYQYEELPKYKPPKAMKASLDPMPTSVANSPLCHASVTNWCTASGYRAFSKERSERCARLTADVAGKTIELINAMHDGTFAYVYYDKNTELNTCGSCHSNKGSTLEDTRGKMYCVSCHSDKGATHIESIEVHPKI from the coding sequence ATGATGGTGATGAATATGTTCAGGCGAAGTTTTCTCGGCATGATGGGTGCAGCGTTCGCGACTGCACTGATGGGATGCGTGCAGGAAGAGGAGCTTGCCAAGAAGCCCCAGCCAACACCCACTCCAGCCACAACGCCCACACCGGAAGCTGAGGTCGTGGAGAAGATCGTCGAGATTCCGGAGCCGCCCTGGGAGTACAGGAAGCTCGACCCGTACGAGGTCGCGGAGCTCGGCTATCAGGGGTACTGCGGGAAGACGTTCAGCGGTGAGAAGCTTCCCGGAGCGCACTGCTGCTTTGGCGCGTTTTACGCGATCATAAAGGCACTCGCGGACGAGGTAGGGTCTCCATACAAGGAGTTCATTCCGGTTACCAGCATGGCCACGGTTGGAAAGGGTGGAATAGTCGGGTGGAGCACGGTCTGCGGTGCACTAAACGGTGCAGCATGGGCAACGTATCTGGTTCTGCCTGAAGAGGAGGCCGACAAGGTGATCAACGAGCTCTTCGCCTGGTACCAGTACGAGGAGCTGCCCAAGTACAAGCCGCCCAAGGCCATGAAGGCCTCTCTCGATCCGATGCCCACCTCCGTCGCAAACTCCCCGCTGTGTCACGCCTCGGTCACGAACTGGTGCACCGCCTCGGGCTACAGGGCGTTCTCCAAGGAGAGGAGCGAGAGGTGTGCGAGACTCACGGCAGATGTCGCCGGAAAGACGATCGAGCTCATAAACGCCATGCACGATGGAACGTTCGCTTACGTGTACTACGACAAGAACACCGAGCTCAACACCTGCGGCTCGTGCCACTCCAACAAGGGAAGCACTCTGGAGGACACGAGAGGAAAGATGTACTGTGTCAGCTGCCACAGCGACAAGGGTGCAACCCACATAGAGAGCATAGAGGTGCACCCCAAGATCTAA
- a CDS encoding DUF447 domain-containing protein, whose product MEVLISEFGLREGINEVIGITLGEWINTAPLGIIVGDDVRVRLYGNHTRRFLERTGVLYVNVIHDPVVFVISAFEDLGEEWFESLNPPVIRGSESWLKFSARVEGNYAILDFAEGEVLRSDLRAINRGFNMLIEATVHATRYVLSGSEALAERIRYCGRIIERCGGRREKEAYELLLGYAGLKKEEG is encoded by the coding sequence GTGGAGGTTTTGATATCCGAATTCGGGCTGAGGGAGGGGATAAACGAGGTAATCGGCATAACACTGGGCGAGTGGATCAACACGGCACCGCTGGGCATAATAGTGGGAGATGACGTGAGGGTCAGGCTCTACGGCAATCACACGAGGAGGTTTCTGGAGAGGACTGGAGTTCTCTACGTGAACGTGATTCACGATCCTGTCGTCTTCGTCATCTCCGCGTTCGAGGATCTGGGGGAGGAGTGGTTTGAGAGCCTGAACCCTCCGGTGATAAGAGGGAGTGAGAGCTGGCTGAAGTTCAGCGCCAGGGTTGAGGGGAATTACGCTATTCTCGACTTTGCTGAAGGTGAGGTGCTCAGGAGTGATTTGAGGGCTATCAACAGGGGTTTCAACATGCTGATTGAGGCCACAGTTCATGCGACGAGGTACGTCCTCTCAGGCAGCGAGGCTCTCGCTGAGAGGATAAGATACTGCGGAAGGATCATCGAGAGGTGCGGTGGAAGGAGAGAAAAGGAGGCTTACGAGCTCCTTCTGGGGTATGCCGGCCTAAAAAAAGAGGAGGGTTAG
- a CDS encoding triphosphoribosyl-dephospho-CoA synthase — protein MFESPEKAAVSAVLSMLLEVSASPKPGNVDRDHDFHDLRYEHFLASASASFPVFVRIAQGKLGVGEGVFELVRTTSELHLADNVHFGAFLLLSPLVASLGDAGRARELVESTSWKDSIAVKRAFDLSKARVVDAHTMDLRGDEVEREIEEKGLSLVDWMRLAPEENFIAKEYVTGFRLSLTGKERIMEFYGETEDVNRAIVLCYLSFLSELEDPLIIAKRGRDVAVRVREMAGEALEVYQSTGNFAVFEELDLRVRGLGVNPGSVADLVISSIYLALAEGWRF, from the coding sequence ATGTTCGAGAGCCCGGAGAAGGCTGCAGTCTCAGCGGTGCTTTCCATGCTTCTCGAGGTCTCTGCGAGCCCCAAACCGGGAAACGTGGATAGAGATCACGACTTCCACGATCTGAGGTACGAGCACTTCTTAGCCTCAGCGTCTGCAAGCTTCCCAGTGTTCGTGAGGATAGCTCAGGGAAAGCTTGGTGTTGGAGAGGGCGTCTTTGAGCTCGTGAGAACCACTTCTGAGCTACACCTCGCGGATAACGTGCACTTCGGTGCCTTCCTCCTTCTCTCACCGCTCGTGGCCTCTCTCGGGGATGCTGGGAGGGCGAGGGAGCTGGTCGAGAGCACCTCCTGGAAAGACTCGATTGCGGTCAAGAGGGCATTCGACCTGTCGAAGGCGAGGGTTGTTGACGCGCACACCATGGATTTGAGGGGTGATGAGGTGGAGAGGGAGATTGAGGAGAAGGGACTTAGCCTTGTGGACTGGATGAGGCTCGCGCCGGAGGAGAACTTCATAGCCAAGGAATATGTTACCGGATTCAGGCTCAGCTTGACCGGAAAGGAGAGGATCATGGAGTTCTACGGCGAAACGGAGGACGTGAACAGAGCCATAGTTTTGTGCTACCTCTCCTTCCTGTCAGAGCTCGAAGACCCCCTCATAATCGCCAAGAGGGGAAGAGATGTGGCGGTCAGGGTTAGGGAGATGGCGGGAGAGGCGCTGGAGGTTTACCAGAGCACGGGAAACTTCGCGGTATTCGAGGAACTTGACCTGAGGGTTAGGGGTCTCGGCGTGAACCCCGGAAGCGTCGCGGATCTCGTGATCTCTTCGATATATTTAGCTCTTGCTGAGGGGTGGAGGTTTTGA
- a CDS encoding UbiA-like polyprenyltransferase: MIKKLGLIMDFIKIEHTLFALPFAYLGAFLAQNGLISLRTFILIATAFTGLRTAAMSLNRIIDREIDALNPRTASRHIPAGLISLREAYAIVAISLAVYFVSAYLINETAFILSPIPVITAYVYPYLKRFTVLSHYVLGLNLAFAPMGGWIAVTNSFDFLGKDMLAFLIGVAVIFWVAGFDMIYALQDYDFDRKHGLHSFPARFGIRASKAVAFINHIAFFSILSYAMLHVYSPGLFVRIGLATILAIIIAEHLIVNLGKDEKAIQIAFFYMNAALSSVLLVFTFLDVLL; the protein is encoded by the coding sequence ATGATTAAAAAGCTTGGGCTGATAATGGACTTCATAAAGATCGAGCACACCCTCTTTGCCCTCCCCTTCGCCTACCTCGGGGCGTTTCTCGCCCAGAACGGGCTCATCAGCCTGAGAACGTTCATACTGATAGCTACAGCATTCACGGGGCTGAGGACTGCCGCCATGTCCCTCAACAGGATAATAGACAGGGAGATAGACGCCCTGAACCCGAGAACCGCGAGCAGGCACATTCCCGCCGGGCTCATCTCCCTGAGAGAGGCCTATGCTATAGTCGCGATCTCCCTCGCCGTCTACTTCGTCTCCGCATACCTGATCAACGAGACCGCGTTCATACTCTCCCCAATCCCCGTGATTACCGCCTACGTCTACCCCTACCTCAAGAGGTTTACAGTTCTCTCCCATTACGTCCTCGGGCTCAATCTTGCCTTTGCACCGATGGGAGGGTGGATAGCCGTCACCAACAGCTTCGACTTCCTCGGAAAGGACATGCTGGCGTTCCTGATAGGCGTGGCCGTGATATTCTGGGTTGCCGGGTTTGACATGATCTACGCCCTGCAGGACTACGATTTCGACAGGAAGCACGGCCTCCACAGCTTCCCGGCCAGATTTGGCATAAGGGCCAGCAAGGCTGTGGCGTTCATCAACCACATCGCATTCTTCTCAATCCTGAGCTACGCGATGCTCCACGTCTACAGCCCCGGGCTGTTTGTCAGAATCGGTCTCGCGACTATTCTGGCGATCATAATAGCTGAGCACCTGATCGTCAACCTTGGAAAGGACGAGAAGGCCATTCAGATAGCCTTCTTCTACATGAACGCTGCTCTCAGCTCGGTTCTGCTCGTCTTCACTTTTCTTGACGTTCTCCTATAG
- a CDS encoding DUF166 domain-containing protein: MSEVRVAIVLRKKYGRRAAEQIARKFEVVTFRLPDELPEIIDEPEEIELPDYIFDADIILSYALHPDVNYEIIRRAEGTRVKYVILPGGAKSGSRMQLKELGETHGVRVVWEDVCCATPLIDDEEIGEFFREFGMPEFEIVVEDGVIKDVIVKRAAICGSTYFVAEKLKGMRVDEAPSKAGYFTQIYPCFASRGIDGKIHRAAHIHKRQVERAIGERQEK, encoded by the coding sequence GTGAGTGAGGTGAGGGTGGCAATAGTTCTGAGGAAGAAGTACGGCAGGAGGGCGGCTGAGCAGATTGCAAGGAAGTTTGAGGTCGTTACCTTCAGGCTGCCCGACGAGCTGCCTGAGATAATAGACGAGCCTGAAGAGATCGAGCTCCCGGACTACATCTTCGACGCGGACATAATCCTGAGCTACGCGCTCCACCCGGACGTCAACTACGAGATCATCAGGAGGGCCGAGGGTACGCGCGTCAAGTACGTGATACTGCCCGGAGGTGCCAAGAGCGGATCGAGGATGCAGCTGAAGGAGCTCGGAGAGACGCATGGTGTTAGGGTGGTGTGGGAGGACGTGTGCTGCGCCACTCCACTGATCGATGACGAGGAGATCGGGGAGTTCTTCAGGGAGTTCGGGATGCCCGAGTTCGAGATCGTGGTGGAGGACGGGGTGATTAAGGACGTTATCGTCAAGAGAGCGGCGATTTGCGGCTCCACGTACTTCGTGGCAGAGAAGCTGAAGGGCATGAGGGTCGATGAGGCTCCCTCAAAGGCTGGCTACTTCACCCAGATCTACCCGTGCTTCGCCTCCCGCGGAATTGACGGCAAGATTCACCGCGCCGCCCACATCCACAAGAGGCAGGTGGAGAGGGCTATAGGAGAACGTCAAGAAAAGTGA
- a CDS encoding ATP-binding protein — MVKLAVSGKGGVGKTTLTAVLAHLFARDGYNVTAIDADSAMNLPTALGVSGVKPLSELKEVIDERVRGPMGTYRVNPKVDDIFEMYSVRNEDGVRVAVLGTIEKGGDGCFCPENAFLRAILRHAIFREKDVLLLDMEAGIEHLGRGTAKGVDLLIAVVEPGMRSFETLARIEKLASDIGIDSIAVVVNKYIESERARELVESIEKPLLGVIPYSQEFVRADLENIPPYKVVDLKPFEEIKRNIVKLVGE; from the coding sequence ATGGTCAAGCTCGCGGTTTCAGGAAAGGGGGGTGTCGGGAAGACAACCCTCACCGCAGTCCTCGCTCATCTATTCGCGAGGGACGGGTACAACGTCACAGCCATTGACGCTGACTCTGCCATGAATCTTCCAACAGCTCTTGGCGTCAGCGGGGTGAAGCCCCTCTCGGAGCTGAAGGAGGTCATTGACGAGAGGGTGAGGGGGCCGATGGGAACGTACAGGGTCAACCCCAAGGTTGACGACATCTTCGAGATGTACTCGGTGAGAAACGAGGATGGCGTCAGAGTGGCGGTGCTCGGCACCATAGAGAAGGGAGGTGATGGGTGCTTCTGCCCTGAAAACGCGTTTCTCAGGGCGATTCTCAGGCATGCAATATTCAGGGAAAAGGACGTGCTCCTTCTGGACATGGAGGCCGGCATAGAGCACCTCGGAAGGGGTACGGCCAAGGGTGTTGACCTGCTGATAGCCGTGGTCGAGCCCGGGATGAGGAGCTTCGAGACCCTCGCGAGGATAGAGAAGCTCGCCAGCGACATAGGGATAGACAGCATCGCTGTTGTTGTCAACAAGTACATAGAGAGCGAGAGGGCGAGGGAGCTTGTGGAGAGCATAGAGAAGCCACTTCTTGGAGTAATTCCCTACAGTCAGGAGTTTGTGAGGGCCGACCTTGAGAATATCCCGCCATACAAGGTTGTTGATCTCAAACCCTTTGAGGAGATCAAGAGGAACATAGTGAAGCTTGTGGGTGAGTGA
- a CDS encoding class I SAM-dependent methyltransferase yields MSLRDLLKDRVKPEELAKVRRSFEIIGDVVIVDIPDEVYHLKDEIVKAILTKHKHVKTILRKTGEVSGEYRVARYEVIYGGETETIAREHGCRFRVDPTKAYYTVKLSGERERIARLVGEGERVLVMFAGVGPYAIVIARLSRPREVVGVEINPAAVSYFRENVRLNKVESIVRVYEGDVREVVPRLEGEFDRVLMPAPYNADDFLDIAVQKVKDGGVIHIYTFAGEEEVEEKRERILERLRDLGFEGEVLFYRECGNFAPRVNRYVFDVRVSRARG; encoded by the coding sequence ATGAGCCTCAGAGACCTGCTGAAAGACAGGGTTAAGCCGGAGGAGCTGGCGAAGGTCAGGAGGAGCTTCGAGATAATCGGCGACGTCGTGATAGTGGATATCCCAGACGAGGTTTACCACCTGAAGGACGAGATCGTTAAGGCGATTCTCACCAAGCACAAGCACGTCAAGACGATTCTCAGGAAGACAGGGGAGGTGAGCGGAGAGTACAGGGTGGCGAGGTACGAGGTGATCTATGGCGGCGAAACCGAGACCATCGCGAGGGAGCACGGGTGCAGGTTCAGGGTCGATCCGACGAAGGCCTACTACACAGTCAAGCTGTCAGGGGAGAGGGAGAGAATAGCGAGGCTTGTTGGGGAGGGTGAGAGAGTTCTCGTGATGTTCGCGGGCGTCGGGCCTTACGCGATCGTAATCGCGAGGCTATCAAGACCAAGGGAGGTCGTGGGTGTCGAGATAAACCCCGCGGCTGTCAGCTACTTCAGGGAGAACGTGAGGCTCAACAAGGTTGAGAGCATAGTGAGGGTGTACGAGGGGGACGTCAGGGAGGTCGTGCCGAGGCTTGAGGGCGAGTTCGATAGAGTTCTGATGCCAGCCCCGTACAACGCGGACGATTTTCTGGACATAGCGGTTCAGAAGGTCAAGGATGGGGGAGTGATCCACATCTACACTTTCGCGGGAGAGGAGGAGGTGGAGGAGAAGAGGGAGAGGATCCTCGAGAGGCTCAGAGACCTTGGCTTCGAGGGAGAGGTGCTGTTCTACAGGGAGTGCGGGAACTTCGCGCCGAGGGTGAACAGGTACGTCTTCGACGTCAGGGTTTCAAGAGCTCGCGGATGA
- a CDS encoding arginase family protein, with translation MKPTGVFYHESFSRRSYLTVGTRLRDFPQAFEPLKSFENFRLIESPRVSEDLVLQVHTPELLEGVRADTLCSTAWHSAGGVVKAVEMVYEGELRNAFAYIGAGGHHAGRSYFWGYCCFNDVVLATRNLRNRHGDVRVAVIDTDAHHGDGTRELVKGDGSFLHYCICSSSYESSDGLKVDVSYFTTPYHSAVEGFGERVSEFEPDILIWYFGHDTHVGDYGDIGLTVADYTRIARFLKGLAARCCDDRLVVVLGGGSVPEIARESTLAIIRELLKP, from the coding sequence ATGAAGCCCACCGGCGTTTTCTACCACGAGAGCTTCAGCAGGAGGAGCTACCTGACCGTGGGCACGAGGCTCAGGGACTTTCCTCAGGCTTTCGAGCCACTCAAAAGCTTCGAAAACTTCAGGCTAATTGAGAGCCCGAGGGTGAGCGAGGATCTCGTCCTTCAGGTTCACACTCCAGAGCTTCTTGAGGGCGTGAGGGCAGACACTCTGTGCAGCACCGCTTGGCACTCAGCTGGTGGAGTTGTTAAGGCGGTGGAGATGGTCTACGAGGGCGAGCTGAGAAACGCCTTCGCCTACATAGGTGCTGGAGGGCATCACGCCGGGAGAAGCTACTTCTGGGGGTACTGCTGCTTCAACGATGTTGTGCTGGCCACGAGAAACCTGAGGAACAGGCACGGGGATGTGAGGGTCGCGGTGATCGACACAGACGCGCACCACGGGGATGGAACGAGGGAACTCGTGAAGGGCGATGGGAGCTTCCTGCACTACTGCATATGCTCTTCAAGCTACGAAAGCAGTGATGGGCTGAAGGTTGACGTGAGCTACTTCACAACCCCCTACCACTCAGCCGTGGAGGGGTTTGGGGAGCGCGTGTCAGAGTTCGAGCCCGACATCCTGATCTGGTACTTCGGACACGACACGCATGTTGGCGACTACGGCGACATAGGGCTCACGGTCGCGGACTATACAAGAATCGCGAGGTTTCTGAAGGGGCTTGCTGCAAGGTGCTGCGACGACAGGCTTGTGGTGGTTCTTGGCGGGGGCAGCGTGCCGGAGATAGCAAGAGAATCGACGCTTGCGATCATCCGCGAGCTCTTGAAACCCTGA
- a CDS encoding DUF1614 domain-containing protein — protein MRDYFFPPLVLPLFLLLILLPLFLLFFAFSASSAISIVLDMPVSDAMLVFVMIAIGSLINIPLYEKEGRVVEQRYSFFGFIYTVRRRTRIIIAVNVGGCVIPVLLSAKLLTSLNLNAFLLSFAITTLATYSFARPVPGVGIAVPMFLPPLVSALSAFLSAQIFSLPAIDIPRLAFSAGVLGSLVGADILHLNEIEKVGGGVVSIGGAGTFDGIFLTGIFAVFFALWLV, from the coding sequence ATGAGGGATTACTTCTTCCCACCCCTCGTCCTTCCGCTTTTCCTGCTGCTCATACTTCTACCCCTGTTTCTACTCTTCTTCGCCTTTTCCGCATCTTCGGCAATCTCCATCGTCCTCGACATGCCGGTCAGCGATGCTATGCTCGTCTTCGTGATGATCGCGATAGGCTCGCTGATAAACATCCCTCTCTACGAGAAGGAGGGGAGGGTGGTCGAGCAGAGGTACAGCTTCTTCGGCTTCATCTACACCGTCAGGAGGAGGACGAGGATAATAATCGCGGTGAACGTTGGGGGATGCGTCATTCCCGTCCTTCTTTCAGCCAAGCTCCTCACGAGTCTGAACCTGAACGCGTTCCTGCTCAGTTTCGCCATAACCACTCTGGCCACGTACTCCTTCGCCCGCCCCGTTCCCGGGGTCGGCATAGCCGTTCCGATGTTTCTCCCCCCGCTCGTTTCTGCCCTCTCAGCCTTCCTCTCCGCCCAGATCTTCTCCCTTCCAGCGATCGACATTCCGAGGCTCGCGTTCTCTGCGGGAGTCCTCGGCTCGCTTGTCGGCGCGGACATCCTGCACCTCAACGAGATCGAGAAGGTTGGGGGAGGAGTGGTGAGCATAGGTGGGGCTGGAACGTTTGACGGCATATTCCTGACAGGAATATTCGCGGTCTTCTTCGCCCTCTGGCTTGTGTAA
- a CDS encoding PRC-barrel domain-containing protein — translation MVLAREMLNKVVLLSDGTIVGVVHTLTFDYKTGSLVNVVVRPKNEVEGLKKEDGYYIIPFESVRSVSDYVVIDRKRI, via the coding sequence ATGGTTTTAGCAAGGGAAATGCTCAACAAGGTCGTGCTGCTTTCTGACGGAACAATAGTGGGTGTTGTGCACACCCTCACGTTCGACTACAAGACCGGGAGCCTTGTAAACGTGGTCGTCAGGCCCAAAAACGAGGTTGAGGGGTTGAAGAAGGAGGATGGTTACTACATAATTCCGTTCGAGAGCGTCAGGTCTGTGAGCGACTACGTCGTGATAGACAGGAAGAGGATCTGA